From one Gracilibacillus salinarum genomic stretch:
- a CDS encoding cytochrome P450 family protein yields the protein MESKQITPEQEVLGVLGGKINRDPFAVFEDLRNNGSVRPIPMPMGDPENQTWIVTHMDQAKQVLKDQATFCVDPSTIEKSSYTKTSLINSSEEVSSNLFLSNSLNALDEPDHRRLRRLVSRAFTPKYMESLRPSVQKIADDLLDQVQDKGEMDIVVDYAYKLPINVISNMIGVPESDREQIYHWSEVIASGLGVGSVNEDVVKSLEAFGDYFKQLIDEKRYQPGEDLISELIAIEEEGDKLTEKELLSMVQLLIFAGHETTSNLISTGTLMLLDHPEQLKLLKDDPDLVPNAVEELLRYHGPSTTAGPRYARKDTELGGQQIKKGDILFPLLKSANRDEQVFSDSEDLDVSRDLKRHLAFGQGVHMCLGAPLARIEGDIAFTTLLKRMPDIKLSIPREQVQWQFKLAAQGLSSLPVSF from the coding sequence ATGGAATCGAAACAAATAACACCGGAACAAGAAGTTTTAGGAGTGCTAGGTGGTAAAATTAACAGGGATCCTTTCGCTGTTTTTGAGGATTTACGAAACAATGGATCTGTTCGGCCGATACCGATGCCGATGGGGGATCCTGAAAATCAAACATGGATTGTCACACATATGGATCAGGCTAAACAAGTATTGAAAGACCAGGCAACATTTTGTGTCGACCCTTCTACTATTGAGAAAAGCAGTTATACAAAAACATCATTAATTAATAGTTCGGAGGAAGTGAGCTCAAATCTATTTCTTTCTAACTCATTAAATGCATTAGATGAGCCGGATCATCGACGTTTACGACGATTAGTATCGAGGGCATTCACTCCAAAATATATGGAAAGTTTACGACCAAGTGTACAGAAGATAGCAGATGATTTACTTGATCAGGTCCAAGATAAAGGAGAAATGGATATAGTAGTAGATTATGCTTATAAACTGCCAATCAATGTTATTTCAAACATGATCGGAGTTCCTGAATCTGATCGTGAACAAATTTATCATTGGTCAGAAGTAATTGCTAGTGGATTGGGTGTAGGTAGCGTTAACGAAGATGTGGTGAAGAGTCTGGAAGCATTTGGTGATTACTTCAAACAGCTTATTGACGAAAAACGATACCAACCTGGGGAAGACTTAATCAGCGAACTGATAGCAATAGAAGAAGAAGGAGATAAGTTAACGGAAAAGGAACTGCTTTCAATGGTTCAACTGTTAATCTTTGCAGGGCATGAGACTACTTCAAATTTAATCTCAACCGGTACCTTAATGCTGCTGGATCATCCTGAACAATTAAAGCTGCTTAAAGATGATCCTGACCTTGTTCCAAATGCTGTAGAGGAATTATTGCGTTATCACGGTCCATCTACAACTGCTGGTCCTCGTTATGCCAGAAAAGATACAGAATTAGGCGGACAGCAAATAAAAAAAGGTGACATACTTTTTCCGCTATTGAAATCAGCAAACCGTGATGAACAAGTCTTCTCAGATTCAGAAGATTTAGATGTGTCACGAGATCTGAAGCGACATCTTGCATTTGGACAAGGGGTACATATGTGTTTAGGCGCACCACTTGCCAGAATAGAAGGGGATATTGCGTTTACTACATTATTAAAAAGAATGCCAGATATCAAATTAAGTATTCCAAGAGAACAAGTGCAGTGGCAATTTAAGTTGGCTGCACAAGGATTATCTAGTTTACCAGTGTCTTTCTAA